Within the Miscanthus floridulus cultivar M001 chromosome 2, ASM1932011v1, whole genome shotgun sequence genome, the region CGGGGACAGACTCCTGACGGTCACGGCGTGGCCAGGACACATCACTTGCCACCCATGAATCTACGCCCAGCCAAACTAACTGCGACTCTACTGAAAACTTTCAACGGGATTACAAAAGTTTTTACATGACTCAGAACTAAACTTCTAACATGTACGTGCTCCGCTTCATCGACCTGTCCCCGTACGTGCTCTAGCGAGAGATGGGGCACAGGAAGTAGCAGGCCCCATTGCCTGCCCCCGCGTCCTCTTCTTTGCTCGAGCCGCGGTCAGGGGCAGCGCCGCCTGGCGTCCTTGAAGTCGTAGGCCACCGCCCTGGAACCTCGTTGCTCCACTGCAAAACGCTTGAGGCTCGTCTCCTCTGCCGCAAGCGCCACGGCACCGCCGTCGTTCCCGCAACCACGACCTGCCGCTCCATCACACGTCGTGCCGAGCTTCCGCAGCGCCGACTACAGGGTGCAGATGCCGACGGGCAGCCCGCTCAAGGACATCATCTGGGTGCTCGTCACCGCCGTCAGGAAGCGCAACGTGAGAATGGAAAGGGACGACGGCGCGGCGGTGCTGCTCAAGGAAGACGACGCCAACGATGACGGCGAGCAGCAGCTGCTGTCGCGCACCAAGGGTCAACGGTGCCTTGACAACGCTGCCGTGATCGTCGTCAAGGAGCAGGAGGGCGAATGGTCTCTGTGCACTGTGAGTGAGGTGGAGGGCATGAAGATCCTGGTGCGGATGCTACCCATCTGGGTGACGTGTCACGTGTGTGCTGTACGCGGCGTCGCTGGGGCAGATGACCACCACCTTCATCCAGCAGGGGATGGCCATGGACACGCGGCTGGGCGGGTGGTTCAAGGTGCCCGTGGCATCGTTGGTGTCCGTCGAGGTGGTGTTCGTGCTCCTGTGGGTGGTGCTGCACGACGCCGCCATCATCCCGGCGGAGCGGCGGCTGACGGGGCGCCCCGGCGGGCTGACGCAGCTGCAGCGCATGGGACGGCCGCGCTCGTCGAGAGGCGCCGGCTCCGCGCCATCCACGGAGGGAGCGGGCCGATGACGGGCTCCGACGTCTTCTGCGAGATCGCGCAGCTGGAGTTCTTCTACGGGGAGGACCCCGTCGCGATGCGCAGCATCTGCTCGGCCTTCCCTTCCTGGCGCTGCCACATAGGCAAAACCAGCGCCACGTAGGCAAAACCAGGTGTCCAAAACCGTCCAGACGTAAAATGACTGGTTTTTATCAACTTTAACGTAGTTTTATAGGTTGAGGGTTAAATAGATCATACGCGACACGTTAAGGGGGTTATTTAGACTTTTTCCACTGTGTTTTTTCTGTCGCTCGTTCGTCGCTGAAAAGTCCGTCCTTTCCCTGTGGTGTGCTGGTTGGTGAGCCGTGCTCCGTGCAGCTGCAGCGAGTCAACAAACAACCCCCGCTGCAGCCTAATCATGGCGGAGACGAGGCACGCATCCATCCATGCTACGACCTGATCACGACGTCGAGTCGAGGAGAGGTGGAGGTGGCCGGGtggtaaataaaaaaaaataaaggtTACTTTGGAAGCAGATAACCCCGTCGTGATCTCCATGATTTCCCGGGGTGAGAAACCCACCGGCCGATCTGTCCCGAGTCAATCCCCCGCTGAGTTTGGAAAACCGTGGAGACGTGAATATCAGTCCCCTTCCTCGAGTTTTCCGCGGGGGAGAAATCCGCGACACAGGACAGGAGCCCGGGAGCGCTTCCCCGGCCCTCTCTCGCGAGTCGCGACGGTGCGTCAGTGCCTCGACCATCGCTCTGCACGAAACCGTCGGGTCTGTTCGGCTGGTCTGATTTGTACGGCTAATTTAttaggagagaaaaatattgtatcatgactgataagtcaAGCCGATTTATAATGGCAGCCGAACAGAGCCTGACCGCATGTTAGTTTGCTTCGTACCAAAATTGTGATGTTGTCGTCGTCCGATTTAGTAGCCATAGCCACTGGACGTCGACCAACTCCTCCTCCATCTCCCTGACGCCGCTGGCCCATGCAGCAGGTTCTGTAAGGACCTCCGATGGCGAGAGTGGTCCGGTCCGTTCTCCATTGGTAGTGCCACTCATGAACATCAGTGACAGAGTTAGGCTTCTCATGAACGACGTCGTCATGACGAGGGCTATGATAGAACTGATAGTACCTCTGGGCGTATGTAACAGcccggtgttatgcctgtatttaggcactgcaaatcatacatatcatgcatcatcaaacatcctaatcatacatgcctaatcatgtaaataacaattgaaacactgcttcgaaacatttgaaacatgtgtgaaacttgaatgttgcatacacctgtctaagagttgttttgccctgattttgcttgttaggttagtagaacttgtttggctactattgtaaatcatctaggattatttagttcaatttttgaagcaaggtttgtattcaaattaattcaaaattttgcttccaaagtaatttcccaaaaattagggttttgagttaaacatggactttgattttacaattcaaaatctagaaagaatttggctttggtcataaaagcaaagttgtagagaattaaattctaatcaactttcatttttggtacattttcaaaagatgtcattttcttgctcaaaataatatttgaaagctggcatttaaaaatttcttgaaaatataaatggaaaaggatttttctcattcgcgggccgccgcctcgtttccggcccacggccgaagccggcccagccagcctcccgccgcgccgcgcgcctcgccttggcctagcccagcccagcgccgcgcctggCCTACCTCCGCGCTcgcctgcccgctgacgcgccgcgccgcgcccgaccgcggcagagctcgcccgccgtgtggcggccatgcgcagtcgacgcccacgcgcccgcctacttctgctggagccggtgcgctcgctggctcactcccgcgctgcctctcctctccgcaaGCACCGAGCGCCCTCACTCtccccctcgccgcgccaccgcacccgctGGCAAAATCCGCCGcgtctcctccacctcggccagcgatCGTGCGCTCGTAGTTCCGCCTCGCTCTCTGGCACGTCGTGCTCGCGCCTGTGCCACCTGCTGATCCCAGGTAGCGCCGTCTCAAGCcccgccaccgtcggccatggcgccgccgtgctcggccgccatggaaggcaccttccttctcttctccaccctgcctagctaccttcccaccTTCGCCCGCTTCGC harbors:
- the LOC136537290 gene encoding protein NRT1/ PTR FAMILY 8.3-like, whose amino-acid sequence is MPTGSPLKDIIWVLVTAVRKRNVRMERDDGAAVLLKEDDANDDGEQQLLSRTKGQRCLDNAAVIVVKEQEGEWSLCTVSEVEGMKILVRMLPIWVTCHVCAVRGVAGADDHHLHPAGDGHGHAAGRVVQGARGIVGVRRGGVRAPVGGAARRRHHPGGAAADGAPRRADAAAAHGTAALVERRRLRAIHGGSGPMTGSDVFCEIAQLEFFYGEDPVAMRSICSAFPSWRCHIGKTSAT